Proteins encoded together in one Streptomyces sp. NA04227 window:
- the eccCb gene encoding type VII secretion protein EccCb, giving the protein MTQHLIHRPARATRPLAPAEPRTVEPPPNLPEGKLGTAATALLPMAGIMGSVVMMTVIRSSQFAGLGAVVLVVALLGGVGLFLSQRGKAQRTRRTQRERYLEYLEELREDLGAAERERRAAARELSPAPQALYDLARDPARLWERRRTDPDFLCVRLGTGDVPVQTLEIGQHSGGGVLTPPDPFMLNEARALQGRFAVTSDFPLTAPLDRAGNVSIIGDRDGVLQVARTLLVQTAVTHAPDDVAIALGVPGDELSAWEWVKWLPHVLDAQEQDGPVPARRIATGLPDLARRFGAELRRRASYAAEVRRGLSGRDALKLTDRLLVVSDEYGGNAVELPRPDSAVGLSDMGVTVLHLLSEQVQEPDHVSVRITVDENRVTVQDLRDANAVAVHGTLDTLSPAGAEGLARILAPLRLSAESAAEGAPVSGPVDFPALLGIDDPAQVRVEELWAPRTERDFLRVPIGLNDRHEAVLLDLKESSELGMGPHGLCVGATGSGKSELLRTLVLALVATHSPEDLAMVLVDYKGGATFAPFTTLPHVAGVITNLENQADLVERVHTSLAGEVKRRQQVLKDAGNVADIGHYAALRTKRPELDPLPHLFVVIDEFGELLTAKPDFIDLFLSIGRIGRSIGVHLLLSSQRIESGKLKGLETYLSYRLGLRTFSADESRTVLDTVDAFNLPPLPGFGYLKVDTSTYERFKAGYVSGAYRGPALRETGRNEPRAWPYPAYRSSTGDDPAQAEAPAQPGVRERETGPTVMSVVVDRLSEAGAPARRIWLPPVPEAIALDAAAGPVAVSERGLHLARQSSALQVPLGVLDDPARQWQGQWLLDLNVAGGHTAVIGGPQSGKTTLLRTLALSLALTHTPAEVALYGLDLVGGGLSAISGLPHVGGVAGRADRERAARTVAEVRAMLERREELFREHGIDSVEQLRRRRRQGELTELGSTDIVLLVDGFGALREEFTDLDEPVADLLKRGGGYGIHVVAGMLRWNDVRIAVQSMFGSRIELRLNDPSDSSIDRKLSETISAETPGRVLTDQKLFAQVALPRLDGQPSAADLGAALEQAADTVRATWPGELAAPVRVLPTRMPATRLPSPAAEPTRVPLGVDQDSLSPVLLDLFEQDQHLLILGDNECGKTNLLGLIATQLVERYSDKELVFGVFDPRRGLRGVIPEPYRGGYAHNAKLAGALATGIAGELEKRLPETADPDELTTEPAFTGPRIVILVDDYDILTTAGQQPLNAFLPYVSSAQDIGLHFVIARRVAGSSRALYEPLLTTLRETGTTALLMTGDRTEGQIFPGLYASAQPTGRGTLVRRGRRHQLIQTALVGTPDTSIGPDTAEGAGQS; this is encoded by the coding sequence ATGACCCAGCATCTGATCCACCGGCCGGCCCGTGCCACTCGGCCGCTTGCCCCGGCCGAGCCCAGGACTGTCGAACCGCCGCCCAACCTCCCCGAGGGCAAACTGGGCACCGCGGCCACGGCGCTGCTGCCGATGGCGGGGATCATGGGCTCGGTCGTGATGATGACCGTGATCCGCTCCAGCCAGTTCGCGGGGCTGGGCGCGGTGGTCCTGGTCGTGGCGCTCCTCGGCGGAGTGGGCCTGTTCCTGTCCCAGCGGGGCAAGGCCCAACGCACCCGTCGTACGCAGCGTGAGCGGTATCTGGAGTACCTGGAGGAGCTGCGTGAGGACCTCGGTGCCGCCGAACGCGAGCGCCGCGCGGCGGCCCGCGAGCTGAGCCCGGCGCCCCAGGCGCTGTACGACCTCGCGCGTGATCCCGCACGGCTGTGGGAACGGCGGCGTACGGACCCGGACTTCCTGTGCGTCCGCCTCGGCACCGGCGACGTACCCGTGCAGACGCTGGAGATCGGGCAGCACAGTGGCGGGGGAGTGCTGACGCCGCCGGACCCGTTCATGCTCAACGAGGCACGTGCGCTGCAGGGCCGGTTCGCCGTGACCTCCGATTTCCCGCTGACGGCCCCGTTGGACCGGGCCGGAAACGTCAGCATCATCGGGGATCGCGACGGCGTACTCCAGGTGGCGCGGACGCTGCTCGTACAGACCGCCGTCACCCACGCACCCGACGATGTCGCGATCGCCCTGGGCGTTCCGGGCGACGAACTATCGGCGTGGGAATGGGTGAAGTGGCTGCCCCATGTCCTGGACGCGCAGGAGCAGGACGGGCCCGTCCCGGCCCGGCGGATCGCCACCGGGCTGCCCGACCTGGCCCGGCGGTTCGGCGCGGAACTGCGGCGCCGTGCCTCGTACGCCGCCGAGGTGCGGCGCGGCCTGTCCGGCAGAGACGCGCTGAAGCTGACCGACCGGCTGCTCGTGGTCAGCGACGAGTACGGCGGCAACGCGGTCGAACTTCCCCGTCCGGACAGTGCCGTTGGCCTGTCCGACATGGGCGTGACCGTCCTGCACCTGCTGAGCGAACAGGTACAGGAGCCGGATCATGTCAGTGTCCGTATCACCGTCGACGAGAACCGCGTCACGGTCCAGGACCTGCGGGATGCGAACGCTGTGGCCGTGCACGGGACCCTGGACACCCTCAGTCCGGCGGGGGCCGAAGGACTGGCCCGGATTCTGGCACCGCTGCGGCTGTCGGCCGAATCGGCGGCCGAAGGCGCCCCGGTCTCGGGGCCGGTGGACTTTCCCGCACTGCTCGGCATCGACGACCCGGCACAGGTTCGTGTCGAAGAGCTGTGGGCGCCCCGCACGGAGCGGGACTTCCTGCGCGTACCGATCGGCCTGAACGACCGGCACGAGGCGGTGCTGCTCGACCTGAAGGAGTCCTCCGAGCTGGGCATGGGGCCGCACGGCCTGTGCGTGGGGGCGACCGGGTCCGGCAAGAGCGAACTCCTGCGCACCCTTGTCCTCGCTCTCGTGGCCACCCACTCTCCCGAGGACCTGGCCATGGTCCTGGTCGACTACAAGGGCGGCGCGACCTTCGCCCCCTTCACCACCCTGCCGCATGTCGCAGGTGTGATCACCAACCTGGAGAACCAGGCCGATCTGGTGGAACGGGTCCACACCAGCCTGGCCGGAGAGGTCAAGCGCCGACAGCAGGTCCTCAAGGACGCGGGCAACGTCGCCGACATCGGCCACTACGCGGCGCTGCGCACCAAGCGGCCGGAGCTCGACCCGCTGCCGCACCTGTTCGTCGTCATCGACGAGTTCGGTGAACTGCTCACCGCCAAGCCCGACTTCATCGACCTGTTCCTGTCGATCGGCCGGATCGGCCGCTCGATCGGCGTGCACCTGCTGCTGTCCAGCCAGCGCATCGAATCGGGCAAGCTCAAGGGCCTGGAGACCTATCTCTCGTACCGGCTCGGGCTGCGCACCTTCTCCGCCGACGAGTCACGCACCGTGCTGGACACGGTCGACGCCTTCAACCTGCCGCCGCTGCCCGGCTTCGGCTACCTCAAGGTCGACACCTCGACCTACGAGCGCTTCAAAGCCGGTTATGTCTCCGGCGCCTACCGAGGCCCCGCGCTACGGGAAACGGGGCGGAACGAGCCCCGGGCGTGGCCCTATCCGGCGTACCGCAGCAGCACGGGCGACGACCCGGCACAGGCGGAAGCCCCCGCGCAGCCGGGAGTACGTGAGCGCGAGACCGGTCCGACCGTCATGTCCGTCGTGGTCGACCGGTTGTCCGAGGCCGGGGCACCGGCCCGGCGCATCTGGCTCCCGCCGGTGCCGGAGGCGATCGCTCTCGACGCGGCGGCGGGGCCGGTGGCGGTGTCCGAGCGTGGACTGCACCTCGCGCGGCAGTCGAGCGCGCTCCAGGTCCCGCTCGGAGTGCTCGACGATCCGGCCAGGCAATGGCAGGGGCAGTGGCTCCTGGACCTGAACGTAGCCGGTGGGCACACCGCCGTAATCGGCGGCCCGCAGTCGGGCAAGACGACCTTGCTGCGCACCCTCGCCCTCTCCCTGGCGCTCACCCACACCCCGGCCGAAGTCGCCCTCTACGGCCTCGACTTGGTGGGCGGCGGGCTCTCCGCCATCTCCGGGCTGCCACACGTCGGCGGTGTCGCGGGCCGAGCCGACCGGGAGCGGGCTGCCCGCACGGTAGCCGAGGTCCGTGCCATGCTGGAGCGACGCGAGGAACTGTTCCGCGAGCACGGGATCGACTCCGTGGAACAGCTCAGGCGACGACGCCGCCAAGGCGAGCTGACCGAACTCGGCTCGACCGACATCGTGCTGCTCGTCGACGGCTTCGGTGCGCTGCGCGAGGAGTTCACAGACCTCGACGAACCCGTCGCCGACCTGCTCAAACGCGGCGGCGGCTACGGAATCCACGTCGTCGCGGGCATGCTGCGGTGGAACGATGTCCGTATCGCCGTCCAGTCGATGTTCGGCAGCCGGATCGAGCTGCGGCTGAACGACCCGAGTGATTCCAGCATCGACCGCAAACTCTCCGAGACCATCAGCGCGGAGACCCCCGGCCGCGTCCTCACCGACCAGAAGCTGTTCGCCCAGGTGGCCCTGCCCCGCCTCGACGGACAGCCGTCGGCGGCGGACCTCGGGGCCGCGCTGGAACAGGCCGCGGACACCGTACGGGCGACCTGGCCCGGTGAACTCGCTGCCCCGGTAAGGGTGTTGCCCACCAGGATGCCCGCGACCCGGCTGCCCTCCCCGGCGGCCGAGCCGACGAGAGTCCCCCTCGGCGTCGACCAGGACTCCCTGTCCCCCGTACTCCTCGATCTGTTCGAGCAGGACCAGCACTTGCTCATCCTCGGCGACAACGAGTGCGGCAAGACCAACCTGCTGGGGCTCATCGCCACGCAGTTGGTCGAGCGCTACTCCGACAAGGAACTGGTCTTTGGTGTCTTCGATCCGCGCCGGGGACTGCGCGGAGTGATTCCCGAGCCCTACCGGGGCGGGTACGCGCACAACGCGAAACTCGCCGGGGCCCTCGCCACCGGAATCGCGGGCGAGTTGGAAAAACGCCTGCCCGAGACCGCCGACCCGGACGAACTCACCACCGAACCGGCCTTCACCGGGCCGCGCATCGTCATCCTCGTCGACGACTACGACATCCTCACCACAGCGGGCCAGCAACCCTTGAACGCGTTCCTGCCCTATGTCTCCTCGGCGCAGGACATCGGCCTGCACTTCGTGATCGCCCGCAGAGTCGCCGGTTCCTCCCGCGCCCTGTACGAGCCGCTGTTGACCACCCTCAGGGAAACCGGCACCACGGCTCTGCTGATGACCGGTGACCGAACCGAGGGGCAGATCTTCCCCGGCCTGTACGCCTCCGCGCAACCAACGGGTCGCGGCACCCTGGTCCGTCGTGGCCGACGCCACCAGCTCATACAGACCGCCCTCGTCGGCACCCCCGACACATCAATTGGACCGGACACAGCGGAAGGCGCCGGACAGTCGTGA
- a CDS encoding MinD/ParA family protein, which yields MTQGDWQQDVLRQLRHSGTGRTGPEAAQPQSSTGQQQHQQPQPNGSPQLPQAPVDPRQPTMPADPRLKAPAAPAAPVAPAGQPVQAPAPHPQPPAGGRAKPSSAPRLPAGPAPESVPTLDPRLAVALGKPGRGDTVARRTATSLRKLTSSAARDVAEETRLAQELQRPVTTGRVIAVTSIRGGVGKTTVSALLGRTFNHYRHDPVLTLEADTALGTLPVRMGAESVRWSCADLAQILSPEMNLTDITGYLVPVADGGWLLPASRGRVGGMLDMRIYRTVTLALRRYFAVTVVDCECLPGEVARTAMDTAHARVVVAPMTAEGVGGTRVVLDWLAQLPHSALATTVVALTANSPDLALDLKAATAHLREAGTTVVPVPYDRHLAAGGPIHTARLAQSTRQAATRLAAEAMERAVRVR from the coding sequence ATGACCCAGGGCGACTGGCAGCAGGACGTGTTGCGGCAGCTGAGACACAGCGGTACCGGGCGTACCGGGCCGGAAGCAGCCCAGCCGCAGTCGTCCACCGGACAGCAACAGCATCAGCAGCCGCAACCGAACGGATCCCCGCAGCTGCCGCAAGCCCCGGTCGACCCCCGACAGCCGACGATGCCCGCGGACCCCCGCTTGAAGGCCCCGGCCGCCCCGGCTGCTCCGGTCGCCCCGGCAGGCCAGCCCGTACAGGCCCCCGCTCCGCACCCCCAGCCCCCTGCCGGCGGACGGGCAAAGCCGTCCTCGGCCCCGCGTCTCCCGGCGGGCCCCGCCCCCGAGTCCGTCCCCACCCTCGACCCCCGCCTCGCCGTCGCCCTCGGCAAGCCGGGACGCGGAGACACCGTCGCCCGCCGCACTGCGACCTCCCTGCGCAAGCTCACTTCCTCCGCCGCCCGGGACGTCGCCGAAGAGACCCGGCTGGCGCAGGAGTTGCAGCGGCCGGTGACCACCGGGCGGGTCATCGCCGTCACCTCCATCCGGGGCGGGGTGGGCAAGACGACGGTTTCCGCCCTGCTCGGCCGTACGTTCAACCACTACCGTCACGATCCCGTGCTCACCCTGGAGGCGGACACCGCCCTCGGCACGCTTCCTGTGCGGATGGGCGCGGAGTCGGTGCGCTGGTCGTGCGCCGACCTGGCGCAGATCCTCAGTCCCGAGATGAACCTCACCGACATCACCGGCTACCTCGTACCGGTGGCCGACGGCGGCTGGCTGCTCCCCGCGAGCCGGGGGCGGGTCGGCGGGATGCTCGACATGCGGATCTACCGCACGGTGACGCTGGCCCTGCGCCGCTACTTCGCGGTCACGGTGGTGGACTGCGAGTGCCTGCCGGGCGAGGTGGCGCGTACCGCGATGGACACCGCGCACGCGCGGGTGGTCGTGGCACCGATGACCGCGGAAGGGGTCGGGGGTACCCGCGTGGTCCTCGACTGGCTGGCGCAGCTCCCGCACTCGGCGCTCGCCACGACGGTCGTGGCGCTGACCGCCAACTCACCTGATCTCGCACTCGACTTGAAGGCTGCCACCGCCCATCTCCGGGAGGCCGGGACCACGGTGGTGCCCGTGCCCTACGACCGTCACCTCGCCGCAGGAGGACCGATCCATACCGCCCGCCTAGCCCAGTCCACCCGGCAGGCGGCCACGCGTCTGGCTGCCGAAGCGATGGAACGGGCGGTACGGGTGCGATGA
- the eccD gene encoding type VII secretion integral membrane protein EccD — protein MDLVLPSREPIGLLLPEVLWLLDDEVSARPQLRHLVRADGSVLAEDGTLESAGVADGAVLRLVRVEDAPSAPVVHDVTDETAGDLDVRAWRWGPETGQAVAGVAAVVWAGVAGVLAREEFGDLAVGGVLVAVAVLQALAGALLGRARRHGLAATLIASATVVGVLGAWTLGDAYDWPGAVQLAAVAGAVTFALVLLGVFTPFGRGGLVGAAALGATAGAWEVALAVQSGGRAAEDAARAGALLAVLSVVVLGVLPRLALMASGLSGLDDKRSAGVSVSRYQVTVALAATHRGLVLATVVVSASAAVAGVLVLRSVSVWTVLLAIGATLVLALRARAFPLTVEVVAALVAAAVVAVRLVWVWLDHTGAAGPLAALVAFAALLLVVQAVRPAEHVRVRLRRLGDVLESVGAIALFPLVIGAFGVYGRLLDTFA, from the coding sequence GTGGATCTCGTACTTCCGTCGCGGGAACCGATCGGTCTGCTGCTGCCCGAGGTTTTGTGGTTGCTGGACGACGAAGTGTCCGCGCGGCCGCAGTTGAGGCATCTGGTGCGGGCCGACGGTTCGGTGCTCGCCGAGGACGGCACGCTGGAGTCGGCCGGTGTGGCCGACGGCGCGGTACTGCGGCTGGTGCGAGTCGAGGACGCTCCCTCTGCTCCCGTTGTTCACGATGTCACGGACGAGACCGCGGGCGACCTTGACGTACGGGCGTGGCGGTGGGGGCCCGAGACCGGGCAGGCCGTGGCAGGAGTCGCCGCAGTCGTATGGGCGGGCGTTGCCGGGGTGCTGGCCCGCGAGGAGTTCGGTGACCTTGCCGTTGGGGGCGTGCTTGTTGCTGTCGCGGTCCTGCAGGCGCTTGCCGGGGCGCTGTTGGGGCGTGCGCGGCGTCACGGTCTCGCCGCCACCCTGATTGCCTCTGCCACCGTTGTTGGTGTGTTGGGGGCCTGGACGCTCGGTGACGCGTACGACTGGCCGGGTGCTGTACAGCTCGCCGCTGTGGCCGGTGCTGTCACCTTCGCTCTGGTGCTGCTCGGAGTCTTCACGCCGTTCGGGCGTGGGGGACTGGTCGGTGCTGCCGCACTGGGCGCGACTGCCGGTGCCTGGGAAGTCGCCCTGGCCGTGCAGTCGGGCGGCCGGGCCGCGGAGGACGCCGCCCGTGCGGGGGCGTTGTTGGCCGTGTTGTCGGTGGTGGTGCTCGGCGTGCTGCCACGGCTGGCGCTGATGGCTTCCGGTCTGTCGGGGCTGGATGACAAGCGTTCGGCCGGGGTGTCGGTGAGCCGGTATCAAGTCACCGTGGCACTCGCGGCCACCCACCGTGGGCTGGTGCTCGCCACGGTTGTTGTTTCTGCCTCGGCGGCCGTTGCCGGTGTTCTCGTGTTGCGGTCGGTGTCGGTGTGGACTGTCTTGCTCGCGATCGGCGCGACTCTGGTTCTCGCCCTGCGTGCCCGGGCCTTTCCGCTGACCGTCGAGGTTGTGGCGGCTCTCGTGGCTGCGGCCGTCGTGGCTGTCCGGTTGGTCTGGGTCTGGCTGGACCACACGGGTGCCGCCGGCCCCCTGGCTGCCCTGGTGGCGTTTGCCGCCCTCTTGCTCGTCGTGCAGGCGGTCCGGCCTGCCGAGCATGTGCGCGTACGGCTGCGGCGACTCGGTGACGTTCTCGAGTCGGTGGGCGCCATCGCCCTGTTTCCGCTGGTGATCGGGGCGTTCGGCGTGTACGGCCGGCTGCTCGACACCTTCGCGTGA
- a CDS encoding toxin-antitoxin system YwqK family antitoxin → MDESEQLFYQGVPFTGEAVELQRGAVVSLNTYKEGVEDGPIRQWYVDGVLRSEGVMRDGFPVGEFRKWHHNGVLAARTIMSEDGLHQLTIFEWDESGELTKEWHAGQR, encoded by the coding sequence ATGGATGAAAGTGAGCAACTGTTCTACCAAGGCGTTCCGTTCACCGGCGAAGCGGTAGAGCTCCAACGAGGTGCCGTGGTCAGCCTCAACACCTACAAGGAAGGCGTTGAGGATGGCCCGATTCGACAGTGGTACGTCGATGGGGTTTTGAGGTCCGAGGGCGTCATGCGCGACGGATTTCCTGTCGGAGAGTTCAGGAAGTGGCATCACAATGGGGTGTTGGCTGCTCGAACGATCATGAGTGAGGACGGCCTGCACCAGCTCACGATCTTCGAGTGGGACGAGAGCGGAGAGCTAACAAAAGAATGGCATGCGGGCCAAAGGTGA
- a CDS encoding EndoU domain-containing protein, which translates to MSDAKLIVPDAIPQFTGDVEELTSDVLALTGFATLFRHQGAQVHQRFQGLSACYEAPEAEQLFATTKPVETKTDAFADQLGQVASALRTYGDEVAPLAKKLRALKTQAALFVANDVDTDEDWREDKDKVDLNNDLWHDVNATVEAFEAAEAACHNKITALVGGIQVKPSQDGTTSCGTYGFEEGLLDKAGETPWGVPVEREYTGLAWVGHQAKSYVWDGFVIDGVVGTVKGLGTLFGKDGWGTAGQAWLGLAKLGNGLALTLSPAAGAYWLAPADKLPPGIQETRTALKETGKALIAYDQWSKNPSRAAGAVTFNVLTTVATGGAGVATKSGAAAKAVAAASRVARAVDPVTYVVKAGAYTGAKVGDLFGRLKTLGTGGTTFDALSDLGRLQADEAAVPLPSRVAEMDPNAIPYRTASGEIAYMVRGGPLVDESGKILQHLDEIRREPSAAERAAAHSETPTQTDLLREPALTGARAGDEGIRSAGRTIGEWPSVTRPDSVGRDGVGSTSAESVRGPMASHDTGDNAVPGQGGSGAHSNGGGASSSEAHVRGGEFQGSSDGGRGTADRGDGTSALPPDPLPGANTPLAPEFVDDLLSGERPLSEVPIEAREVVAETLEARYGIPKETLNHVLFGEVKDGAAQGWHVYDENFPDRSILPGTLQVQANGVRFSRVAMRDLNGNWVVKNSMWHTFFPADWTVRDLVEVGKLLEGQTPKKGKVKIPHKGLDIVGLVDSKGLATFFPRKGGA; encoded by the coding sequence ATGAGTGACGCGAAGCTGATCGTTCCCGACGCGATTCCTCAGTTCACCGGGGACGTCGAGGAGTTGACGTCGGATGTGCTGGCGCTGACCGGTTTCGCGACCCTGTTCCGGCACCAGGGTGCGCAGGTGCACCAGCGCTTCCAGGGCCTGTCGGCGTGCTACGAGGCGCCGGAGGCGGAGCAGTTGTTCGCCACCACCAAGCCCGTGGAGACAAAGACGGACGCGTTTGCCGACCAGCTGGGGCAGGTGGCTTCCGCGCTGAGGACGTACGGCGACGAGGTGGCGCCGCTGGCGAAGAAGCTTCGGGCGTTGAAGACCCAGGCCGCGCTGTTCGTCGCGAACGACGTCGACACGGATGAGGACTGGCGCGAGGACAAGGACAAGGTCGACCTGAACAACGACCTGTGGCATGACGTGAATGCCACGGTGGAGGCGTTCGAGGCCGCGGAGGCGGCCTGCCACAACAAGATCACGGCGCTGGTCGGCGGTATCCAGGTCAAGCCCAGCCAGGACGGTACGACCAGTTGTGGCACGTACGGCTTCGAGGAAGGGCTGCTCGACAAGGCCGGCGAAACGCCGTGGGGTGTGCCGGTCGAGCGCGAGTACACCGGTCTCGCATGGGTCGGGCACCAGGCCAAGAGCTATGTGTGGGACGGCTTCGTCATCGACGGCGTCGTCGGCACGGTCAAGGGCCTGGGCACGCTGTTCGGCAAGGACGGCTGGGGCACCGCGGGCCAGGCGTGGCTCGGGCTGGCCAAGCTCGGCAACGGCCTTGCGCTGACGCTGTCCCCGGCGGCGGGTGCGTACTGGCTGGCCCCGGCCGACAAGCTCCCGCCCGGTATACAGGAAACGCGTACGGCGCTGAAGGAGACGGGCAAAGCGCTGATCGCCTACGACCAGTGGAGCAAGAACCCGTCCAGGGCGGCGGGAGCGGTCACGTTCAATGTGCTCACGACGGTGGCGACGGGTGGCGCGGGGGTCGCCACGAAGAGCGGGGCTGCGGCCAAGGCGGTTGCGGCTGCGAGCAGGGTCGCCCGGGCTGTGGATCCCGTCACGTACGTCGTCAAGGCGGGGGCGTACACCGGGGCCAAGGTCGGTGACCTGTTCGGACGACTCAAGACTCTGGGCACTGGCGGGACGACCTTTGACGCTCTGTCGGATCTCGGACGCCTTCAGGCGGACGAGGCGGCCGTCCCACTTCCCAGCCGAGTGGCGGAGATGGACCCCAATGCCATCCCCTATCGGACGGCTTCGGGCGAGATCGCGTACATGGTTCGGGGCGGTCCGCTGGTCGACGAGAGCGGCAAGATCCTGCAACACCTTGACGAGATCCGGCGCGAGCCTTCGGCGGCGGAGCGGGCAGCGGCTCACTCGGAGACACCGACGCAGACGGATTTGCTACGCGAACCCGCCCTGACAGGGGCTCGGGCAGGGGACGAGGGCATCAGGAGCGCAGGACGCACAATCGGCGAATGGCCGAGTGTCACTCGTCCTGATTCTGTTGGGCGGGACGGTGTTGGTTCAACGTCCGCAGAGAGTGTGCGTGGCCCGATGGCGAGCCACGACACAGGCGACAACGCTGTGCCAGGCCAGGGAGGTTCGGGGGCTCACAGCAACGGGGGTGGTGCGTCAAGTAGTGAAGCGCATGTGCGCGGTGGCGAGTTCCAAGGCTCAAGTGATGGGGGGCGGGGGACTGCAGATCGAGGGGACGGTACTTCGGCCCTCCCTCCGGACCCCTTGCCCGGAGCGAACACGCCGCTTGCGCCTGAATTCGTAGATGATCTCCTGAGTGGCGAGCGTCCACTTTCAGAAGTTCCCATCGAAGCGCGCGAAGTCGTGGCGGAGACCCTTGAGGCTCGGTACGGAATTCCAAAGGAGACTCTGAATCACGTACTGTTTGGCGAAGTGAAGGATGGTGCGGCGCAGGGCTGGCATGTGTACGACGAGAACTTCCCGGATCGAAGCATCCTTCCCGGAACTCTGCAGGTGCAGGCGAACGGTGTCAGGTTCTCCAGAGTTGCGATGCGTGACCTGAACGGAAACTGGGTGGTCAAGAATTCCATGTGGCACACGTTTTTCCCCGCGGATTGGACCGTTCGTGACCTTGTAGAGGTAGGAAAACTACTTGAAGGGCAGACACCCAAGAAAGGGAAGGTGAAGATCCCCCATAAGGGATTGGATATTGTAGGGCTGGTCGACTCCAAGGGATTGGCTACCTTTTTCCCCAGGAAGGGTGGTGCTTGA
- a CDS encoding DUF6507 family protein produces the protein MTSWDIDPAGVRGVLQKSGEAAEGLGKVGTQLQKTFPEAAKHAGTAIAGGELKPGTPGLVGSALGVFVRQWQKNLAYVAERTEASLKGAALATTEYHRGNLTMAAKAQEEALKVPEIDLPGVHGGQGGQGGGGR, from the coding sequence GTGACGTCGTGGGACATCGACCCTGCCGGCGTGCGAGGGGTGCTGCAGAAGTCGGGGGAGGCTGCCGAGGGCCTTGGCAAGGTCGGTACGCAGTTGCAGAAGACCTTCCCGGAAGCGGCGAAGCACGCGGGGACGGCGATCGCCGGTGGTGAGTTGAAGCCCGGCACTCCCGGTCTGGTGGGATCCGCGCTTGGTGTGTTCGTCCGGCAGTGGCAGAAGAACCTGGCCTACGTCGCCGAGCGCACCGAAGCGTCGTTGAAGGGCGCGGCACTGGCGACCACCGAGTACCACCGGGGCAATCTGACCATGGCCGCCAAGGCGCAGGAAGAAGCGCTGAAGGTGCCGGAGATCGACCTGCCCGGCGTTCACGGAGGGCAGGGAGGACAGGGGGGTGGTGGGCGATGA
- a CDS encoding pore-forming ESAT-6 family protein: MAGTQDRLSYDTGASGDVQGSLGVIIGRLEQVLADRDRAVKAAMADYQADGVSDEYHGKEIRWNKAANEVREIIRLVRSTLENNDSTAQSTLAKARAAVHNIG, translated from the coding sequence ATGGCAGGGACACAGGACAGGCTCTCGTACGACACCGGGGCCTCCGGTGATGTCCAGGGCAGCCTGGGCGTGATCATCGGTCGGCTGGAGCAGGTGCTCGCGGACCGCGACCGTGCCGTGAAAGCGGCCATGGCCGACTACCAGGCGGACGGGGTCTCGGACGAGTACCACGGCAAGGAAATCCGCTGGAACAAGGCCGCGAACGAGGTGCGCGAGATCATCCGCCTGGTCCGCAGCACCTTGGAGAACAACGACTCGACGGCGCAGTCGACGCTCGCCAAGGCGCGCGCGGCGGTCCACAACATCGGCTGA